The Candidatus Manganitrophus noduliformans genome includes a window with the following:
- a CDS encoding NUDIX hydrolase has product MTREIYHGKIVHLFVESAALPNGKTFDLEVVRHPGASAVVPLKEDGKVVLIYQYRHAAGGFIYEVPAGKLSPGEAPELCAEREVEEEVGYKVGKLEKLTTIFTAPGFCDEQIHLFLGTGLVFSGQQLGEDEVLQVIEMPFEEAMNRIEDQTIRDAKSIVALELSYRRAKKRGWI; this is encoded by the coding sequence ATGACGCGCGAAATTTATCACGGAAAAATTGTCCATCTCTTCGTCGAGTCGGCCGCCTTGCCGAACGGAAAGACCTTCGATCTGGAGGTCGTCCGGCATCCGGGGGCCTCGGCGGTCGTGCCGCTGAAAGAGGACGGCAAAGTCGTTCTGATCTACCAATACCGCCATGCCGCCGGAGGGTTTATCTACGAAGTCCCGGCCGGGAAACTCTCGCCGGGAGAGGCCCCCGAGTTGTGCGCGGAGCGGGAGGTCGAAGAGGAGGTCGGCTACAAAGTCGGCAAGCTGGAGAAGCTGACGACGATCTTCACCGCTCCCGGCTTCTGCGACGAGCAGATTCATCTCTTCCTCGGAACGGGGCTCGTCTTCAGCGGCCAGCAGCTGGGGGAAGATGAAGTGCTTCAGGTGATCGAGATGCCGTTTGAAGAGGCGATGAATCGGATTGAAGACCAGACGATCCGCGACGCCAAAAGCATCGTGGCATTGGAATTGTCATACAGACGAGCGAAGAAACGGGGCTGGATTTAA
- a CDS encoding M28 family peptidase has protein sequence MLERTPVPADRKAFIASHIAQISEERLLGHLESLVGVRHPVTAPEGLRAGGAYIAGQMKSFGLDLLEEAIEGEHNERFVNLIGRESGGRSGKKILVIGAHYDTVAESPGADDNASGLAVMLEVARILAPLRGKLTPQFVAFSLEEEGFLGSDHYARQVRRNKVPLWGAIILECVGYTDARPGSQTAPAGLPMKLPSQGDFIGLVGNAAAEPIQKAYEAAVATYCPELPCVSLLVPGKGEALPDSRRSDHVPFWDRGYRAVMLTDTADFRNPNYHKKSDQLKTLDMTFITRVARSLAAAVIDLAELDLVEAKS, from the coding sequence ATGTTGGAGCGCACCCCTGTCCCTGCAGATCGGAAGGCATTCATCGCCTCCCACATCGCTCAGATCAGCGAGGAACGGCTCCTCGGCCATCTCGAATCGTTGGTCGGCGTCCGGCACCCGGTGACCGCCCCGGAAGGGCTGCGGGCCGGCGGAGCCTATATCGCGGGACAGATGAAATCGTTCGGCCTCGACCTTCTCGAAGAAGCGATCGAGGGGGAGCACAACGAGCGGTTCGTCAATTTAATCGGACGGGAAAGCGGGGGCCGGTCCGGGAAGAAGATCCTGGTGATCGGCGCCCATTACGATACGGTTGCGGAGTCTCCCGGCGCCGATGACAACGCCAGCGGCTTGGCGGTGATGTTGGAAGTGGCCCGGATTCTCGCGCCGTTGCGCGGGAAGCTGACGCCGCAATTCGTCGCCTTCTCCTTGGAGGAAGAGGGCTTTTTGGGAAGCGATCACTACGCGCGGCAGGTCCGCCGGAACAAAGTCCCGCTCTGGGGGGCGATTATTCTGGAATGCGTCGGCTACACCGATGCGCGTCCCGGCTCGCAGACGGCGCCGGCCGGCCTGCCGATGAAGCTGCCGAGCCAAGGCGATTTCATCGGCCTGGTCGGCAATGCCGCCGCGGAGCCGATTCAGAAGGCGTATGAAGCGGCCGTCGCGACCTACTGCCCCGAGCTTCCCTGCGTCAGCCTGCTGGTCCCCGGCAAAGGAGAAGCCCTTCCCGACTCCCGGCGCTCGGACCATGTGCCGTTCTGGGACCGCGGCTACCGCGCGGTGATGCTGACCGATACCGCCGATTTCCGGAATCCGAATTACCACAAGAAGAGCGATCAATTAAAAACGCTCGATATGACTTTTATCACCCGGGTCGCGCGGTCTCTGGCGGCCGCCGTGATCGATCTTGCCGAGCTCGATCTCGTAGAAGCGAAATCATGA
- the gcvPA gene encoding aminomethyl-transferring glycine dehydrogenase subunit GcvPA, whose amino-acid sequence MEYIPKTAAEETAMLEAIGVSSFDQLLEIPAGLRLNRPLNLPPPLSQMELRRELWEISRKNLDTNTALSFLGGGSYDHFVPSTVGHVLSKSEFYTSYTPYQAEMSQGLLQTIYEYQTMICQLTGMEVSNASVYDGASALAEGALMAMRVTKRSKVILARTVHPHYRQVVKTYLSGLPAARIKEAPFHAGSTSIERLGELIDDQTAAVLIQHPNFFGQLEEVEEIERLAHARGALLVMTVDPISLGILKTPGEFNADIAVGEGQSLGNAVSYGGPYVGFFATRRDFIRQMPGRVVGATTDGQGRPGFCLTLQTREQHIRRERATSNICTNQALNALAAAVYLATVGKEGLRDVAMLCLAKSHAAQEKIVAIPGFSAPFTAPFFKEFVVQLPVPASRLLKKARRAGILAGIDLGAYYRELKNHLLICATEKHHPEDIERLVAQFKSFNV is encoded by the coding sequence ATGGAATACATTCCCAAAACGGCGGCGGAAGAAACGGCGATGCTGGAGGCGATCGGCGTCTCCTCCTTCGATCAACTCTTGGAGATTCCCGCCGGCCTGCGGCTGAACCGGCCCCTGAATCTTCCCCCTCCCCTCTCGCAGATGGAGCTGCGGCGGGAGCTCTGGGAGATCAGCCGAAAAAATCTCGACACCAACACCGCCCTCTCTTTTCTCGGCGGGGGGAGTTATGACCACTTCGTTCCGAGCACCGTGGGGCATGTCCTCTCCAAATCGGAGTTCTACACTTCTTACACCCCCTATCAGGCGGAAATGAGCCAAGGACTTCTCCAAACGATCTATGAATACCAGACGATGATCTGCCAGCTGACCGGGATGGAGGTCTCGAACGCGTCGGTGTATGACGGCGCTTCGGCGCTGGCCGAAGGGGCCTTGATGGCGATGCGGGTCACCAAGCGGAGCAAGGTCATCCTCGCTCGGACCGTTCATCCCCACTATCGGCAGGTCGTGAAGACCTACCTCTCCGGCCTCCCGGCGGCCCGGATCAAGGAAGCCCCCTTTCACGCCGGATCGACATCGATCGAACGGCTCGGCGAGCTGATCGACGATCAGACCGCCGCCGTTCTGATTCAACACCCGAATTTCTTCGGACAGTTGGAAGAGGTCGAAGAGATCGAACGGCTCGCCCATGCGCGCGGAGCGCTTCTGGTGATGACGGTCGATCCGATCTCCCTCGGCATTCTGAAGACCCCCGGTGAATTCAACGCCGATATCGCCGTCGGCGAGGGACAGTCGCTCGGGAATGCCGTCAGCTACGGCGGGCCGTACGTCGGCTTCTTCGCCACCCGGCGCGATTTCATCCGCCAGATGCCGGGGCGGGTGGTCGGCGCCACCACCGACGGACAGGGGCGGCCCGGCTTCTGCCTCACCCTCCAGACCCGCGAGCAGCATATCCGCCGGGAGCGGGCCACCTCGAATATCTGCACCAATCAGGCGCTCAATGCGCTGGCGGCGGCGGTTTATCTCGCCACTGTCGGGAAGGAAGGGCTTCGTGATGTGGCGATGCTCTGTCTCGCCAAATCGCACGCGGCGCAAGAGAAGATCGTCGCGATTCCTGGATTCAGCGCTCCCTTCACCGCCCCTTTCTTCAAGGAGTTTGTCGTCCAGCTTCCGGTCCCGGCCTCCCGTCTTCTCAAGAAGGCGCGCCGCGCCGGCATTCTGGCAGGAATCGACCTCGGCGCCTATTATCGCGAGCTGAAAAATCATCTCTTGATCTGCGCCACGGAAAAACACCATCCGGAAGATATTGAGCGTCTGGTCGCGCAGTTTAAATCTTTTAACGTGTGA
- the gcvT gene encoding glycine cleavage system aminomethyltransferase GcvT, which translates to MMKRTPLYERHVKLGAKIVPFAGWQMPLSYSGVTDEHQSVRTAAGLFDISHMGRFELSGKGAEAYLERLTPGPVHKMQRGSAQYSMLLNKTGGILDDIYLYKRGVDKFFVIVNAANLDKDFKWMTSHLPPGVDLKDVSGETALLALQGPKSWEVLVQIIPFGKTEIALRNFIETELVPARGAKGIIARTGYTGEKGYELVIPAEAAETVWNALLEAGKAERIKPVGLGARDTLRLEMGYPLYGHDMDEKTTPIEADLERFIDFEKDFIGKEALVRQREKGSQRKLIGFELLTGGVPREGHTIYSDQKIIGKVASGNFSPSLRKGIGMGYVDPRYSEIGSEVLIDIRGNATPAIIVKRPFYKKKK; encoded by the coding sequence ATGATGAAGAGAACTCCTCTCTATGAGAGACATGTAAAGTTAGGCGCGAAGATCGTTCCCTTCGCCGGATGGCAGATGCCCCTTTCTTATTCCGGCGTCACGGATGAGCATCAGTCGGTTCGGACGGCGGCGGGGCTCTTCGACATCAGCCACATGGGGCGCTTCGAGCTCTCCGGGAAGGGAGCGGAGGCCTATCTGGAACGGCTGACCCCCGGCCCCGTCCACAAAATGCAGCGGGGAAGCGCCCAATATTCGATGCTCTTGAACAAGACCGGCGGCATCCTCGACGACATCTACCTTTATAAGCGGGGGGTCGATAAGTTTTTTGTGATCGTCAATGCGGCCAATCTCGACAAAGATTTCAAGTGGATGACGAGCCATCTTCCCCCCGGGGTCGATCTGAAGGATGTCAGCGGAGAGACGGCGCTGCTGGCCTTACAGGGCCCTAAGTCGTGGGAAGTGCTGGTTCAGATCATTCCCTTCGGTAAAACCGAGATCGCCCTTCGAAACTTCATTGAAACCGAGCTGGTCCCGGCGCGCGGCGCCAAAGGAATCATCGCCCGAACCGGCTACACCGGGGAAAAGGGATATGAGCTGGTTATTCCGGCGGAAGCGGCCGAAACGGTCTGGAATGCCCTGCTGGAGGCCGGGAAAGCGGAGCGGATCAAACCGGTCGGGCTCGGCGCGCGGGATACCTTGCGGCTGGAGATGGGCTATCCTCTCTACGGCCACGACATGGACGAGAAGACGACCCCGATCGAGGCCGATCTGGAGCGCTTCATCGATTTTGAGAAAGATTTTATCGGAAAAGAGGCCTTGGTCCGGCAGCGGGAGAAGGGGTCCCAACGGAAGCTCATCGGCTTTGAGCTTCTCACCGGGGGGGTTCCCCGGGAGGGCCATACGATCTATTCCGACCAGAAGATCATCGGCAAAGTCGCCTCGGGGAATTTCTCCCCCTCGCTGCGAAAGGGAATCGGCATGGGTTATGTCGATCCCCGCTACAGCGAGATCGGGAGCGAGGTCCTGATCGACATCCGCGGAAACGCCACCCCGGCGATCATTGTCAAACGGCCTTTTTATAAAAAGAAGAAATAA
- a CDS encoding ABC transporter ATP-binding protein, producing MLAINDLRASYGAVTVLNGISLEVASGEVVALIGANGAGKTTTLMTISGILPNRSGSILFCGEEILGLPPHRIVEKGICHVPEGRRIFPRLSVLENLEMGGYLQTGPKRAEEDLEQIFTFFPILKERRFQRGGTLSGGEQQMLAIGRALMSRPKLLLLDEPSLGLSPLMAEKIFEMIREIRRQGKTILLVEQNAHAALTLADRGYVMETGRIVLSDPASQLLQNPRVQSAYLGSGSSL from the coding sequence ATGCTCGCAATAAATGATCTGCGCGCTTCCTACGGCGCGGTGACGGTTTTGAATGGGATCTCCCTGGAGGTCGCATCGGGCGAGGTCGTGGCGCTCATCGGCGCGAACGGCGCCGGGAAGACGACCACCCTGATGACGATCTCGGGAATCCTTCCGAACCGCTCCGGAAGCATTCTTTTTTGCGGGGAGGAGATCTTGGGTCTTCCGCCGCACCGGATTGTTGAGAAGGGAATCTGTCATGTCCCGGAAGGGCGGCGGATTTTTCCAAGGCTTTCGGTCTTAGAAAACCTGGAGATGGGGGGCTACCTCCAAACCGGCCCGAAGCGGGCCGAGGAAGATCTCGAGCAGATCTTCACCTTCTTTCCGATTTTAAAAGAGCGTCGATTTCAGCGGGGAGGGACCCTCAGCGGGGGGGAGCAGCAGATGCTGGCGATCGGCCGGGCGCTGATGTCGCGGCCCAAACTCCTCCTTCTGGATGAGCCCTCTCTCGGCCTCTCCCCCTTGATGGCCGAGAAGATTTTTGAGATGATTAGGGAGATTCGTCGGCAGGGGAAGACGATCCTTCTGGTAGAGCAGAACGCGCACGCGGCGCTGACATTGGCCGACCGCGGCTATGTGATGGAGACCGGCCGGATCGTCTTATCCGATCCGGCGTCGCAGCTCTTGCAGAACCCGCGGGTTCAGTCCGCCTACTTGGGATCGGGATCTTCCCTCTAA